In the Cucurbita pepo subsp. pepo cultivar mu-cu-16 chromosome LG17, ASM280686v2, whole genome shotgun sequence genome, taacctttatgaccacaaggatatcctacgaaaacacaaggagttgccctaggttcaaatttttgcttaggatgtactatagttgcataacatttacaaccaaaaactttaagatgatgaaatgtaggtggtcgtttgtagagtgcttcaaagggtgtcttgttagataatAATGGTGATGgcgttctatttataagataaacagccgttaaaatgcactctccccaaaaattaagtggaacctgtgactgaaaaagaagagacctagctacatttaggatATGGCGATGCTTGCGTTctacgactccattttgttgtggagtatagacacaagtgcgctgaaattcaataccacaagaagtaaagaatggttgcaaagataggaactcagtcccattgtctgatcgaactatcttgatagtagtatgaaattgagtttgaacgaatttaacaaagttcattaacaaatgatgtacttctgacttatgttgcattaaaaaaacccaagtacatcgagtaaaatcatcaacaatagtgagaaaaaaacgcaaaccagaatgggtaggaattttatgtggtccccaaacatcacaatgtatcagaTCAAAAGCAGAATGGGTTGTTATTGAACTTCTTGGGAAAGacaacctagtttgttttgctaacgGGCAGATACTACAATTATGAGAATAACTcgcattattaagatgcaattgatcagctagaaatttaaaacgagaaaaggaaggatgacctaggcgtaaatgccacaaatcagatgactgagatacttgatgagctgaagatttgattggagatgaagaaatatgatagagacctccaaattgtttacccgagccaatcatcttccccgtagccaagtcctgcataacacaagaatcaggatagaaggtgacataacatttcaagttattggtaagtttgctgatcgacattaggtttaaattgaatgaaggcacaCATAAAACGTTGTTTAATTGAAGGTTAGGGCTAAGGGAAATATTGCCAGTATGTGACACACGTGCTGTCTCTccattaggcaaatttattGTAGACATGATGGCAGCCTTTGGTTCAGTCATAACAGAAGATTTTGATACTATATGATCcgtagctccactatcgagaatccatgaattagaactcgcagagttaatagataatgtaGATATGGGAAGCAAACCTGCAACATTGACGTGATTGTCGGAATTACCAGAAGGGTGATGATTGATTGCAGATAAGGCTTGTGCTATCTGTCGTAAttgctcagaagaaaaatttggaatggaattaggtgactgttcttctgtattcaactgtgaaacatcggccatatttgcagatgatcgatatccacggttattgtgttgattgtcttgtcttgtccttccagaattatttttctgtcgaCACCGATCTTCTGTATGGccccttctatcacaaaaGTTACAGTGAAACTTAAGAATTCGACACTCATTGATTGTATGACCACTTTTATTGCAGTGTTCACACAATTTGTCCTTggcgaattttgaatatattgttttcttttgcactGCTGATGCAATCGAGATTTTCTCAGTAGGTTCGGAAGTTACCTGAcgctgcatctcttcttgtacaagtaatgaataggcttgcctcacattaggtaatggagacatcatcaatatgttagatctcaccgttTTATAAGACTGATTGAGCCCCATGAGCAAttgcatcaacttgtcttcttcgcgttgatcaatatgtatttgacgttgattacaggtaaatggtgtgcggtacgcttccagttcatcccagagtgctttgagcttggtgaaatatgttGACAGTGCCATGGTTCCTTGTGACATCGTTGCTATcgagttttgtatttgaaaaattgctggagcattcttttgtgagaattgatcgtgaagatcaacccacacttgatgagctgtCTTGGCGTGAATAATGCCTTTAGCGATATCTGCTTCAACggaatgagttaaccaagatattatcatactgttgcactgattccagagttcgaattcggttgaatttgcatcttggGACGGTTCCTCAattgtgccatcaatgaagccaattttcttcttggcaataagagcatgcataactgatttactccaggattggtaatttgctccatttaatttgattggaacaagtgaatatcctggctgatcagagtgatgaatatagtacggatgtgttaaatcaacatccgaaattttgaagctggatttggctgattccgccataaaggaaattttgatatttaagaacaccaagatcggtgctctgataccatgttaagaatgagaaatagaaatagaattgggatcgaaagtatgatcttcattcatgtttaccacgtttaaataggatacaaactatcaactaatacctacaaatagaaaaaatatatatctaactaaatctggtaaataaataaaatatacggttaatcaaatctatactaacaactccctaaatatgtgagatatattctaactaattatcaccgcaaaatatcctcttaataAGACAAGAGAGAAATGGGACGGAAGAAGATCGAGTTGAAGCGGATCGAAGATATGTGTAATCGCCATGTGACTTTCTGCAAGAGAAGATCTGGATTAATCAAGAAGGCTCGAGAACTCTCTGTTCTCTGCGACGTTGAGGTCGGACTCGTCGTCTTCACCAACCGCGGCCGTCTCTATGAGTTTTGCAGCGGCGACAGGtacgagtttttttttttttttttttttttttttttttttttttttttttttttNTTTTTTTTGATCCTTCgttgtttttcttgtttgctTCGATTCTTCAATCTCTGATTGTGTTCGTTGCTATtgctttttgtttctgtttgatCTTTCTACGTACTGCTTCATTTTCTCGCAAACTCGGTGATAGTCTTAGTGTTAGGAATCGCGTTTTCTAACGCGAGCTCTGATTTCTGATATCAACGAAGATTATGCTACTCTTCGTTTGTTGTTTGATCTCTGAGAGATACTTTCTACATGAAAATCGATGGAGTTTAGCGTTCCGTCTGATTTCTTGTTGAATGTTTCTTGTCTTCGGAACGTTTCGTTCCTGTTACGGACTGAGAAAATGCAATCCTGTGTGATCTTAAGAGACTTTCTCGGAAGATCGTTGGTTCTCAGTTTTCCGATACTTTGTTCGCTCACTGTTTTTTTCCTCCATGTTTCTCTCTCGTCCGTCCATGGTTTCCTGCTTCATTTACGTGTTTTCTGCCTTGTATGTGAatgactaaatttgtaattatttacacaaaaaatattttaaagccATGTAATTACAAAACTGAGACTAAAACCGTCACTGTACCAAATAATTCCGTtagtcttaaaaaaaatattgtaatgaTGTTTTTGATATGTTTGTTAGGTGTCAACATCAAAGTATTTATGTAGAGTCAGGTGAAGAGGATTATAGAtgagaaaataagataaaaaaaaaaaaaaaaattaatgagatTCTTAA is a window encoding:
- the LOC111778540 gene encoding uncharacterized protein LOC111778540 produces the protein MIISWLTHSVEADIAKGIIHAKTAHQVWVDLHDQFSQKNAPAIFQIQNSIATMSQGTMALSTYFTKLKALWDELEAYRTPFTCNQRQIHIDQREEDKLMQLLMGLNQSYKTVRSNILMMSPLPNVRQAYSLLVQEEMQRQVTSEPTEKISIASAVQKKTIYSKFAKDKLCEHCNKSGHTINECRILKFHCNFCDRRGHTEDRCRQKNNSGRTRQDNQHNNRGYRSSANMADVSQLNTEEQSPNSIPNFSSEQLRQIAQALSAINHHPSGNSDNHVNVAGLGYGEDDWLG